One Curtobacterium sp. BH-2-1-1 genomic region harbors:
- a CDS encoding MFS transporter, with amino-acid sequence MTTVPDTRPRRRLLAAWYVGAGLLLVALNLRMGVASVGPVLGAVERSLHLGPSAASLLTTIPVFAFGAFAFLTPLLTRRIGLHRLLGLTMAVLAVGIALRIEPHGWALYGGTVLAGAAIAVANVLMPAAIKSDFAHRVGLMMGLYSTALFLSAAIASAAVVPLAAAFGSWRPALAFLAVPAVVAFLVWLPRALRNPGHTGRSRTVDDAPVEAADEPTFARLFRDPVAIAVTGFMGLQSLS; translated from the coding sequence ATGACCACCGTGCCCGACACGAGACCCCGCCGGCGACTCCTGGCCGCCTGGTACGTCGGTGCCGGACTCCTGCTCGTCGCGCTGAACCTGCGGATGGGCGTGGCGTCGGTGGGTCCGGTCCTCGGTGCCGTCGAACGCTCCCTGCACCTCGGGCCGTCGGCGGCGAGCCTGCTCACCACCATCCCGGTGTTCGCGTTCGGGGCGTTCGCGTTCCTGACGCCGCTGCTGACCCGGCGGATCGGGCTGCACCGGCTGCTCGGCCTGACGATGGCCGTGCTCGCTGTGGGCATCGCGCTGCGGATCGAGCCCCACGGCTGGGCGCTCTACGGCGGCACCGTGCTGGCCGGCGCCGCGATCGCGGTGGCGAACGTCCTCATGCCCGCGGCGATCAAGAGCGACTTCGCGCACCGGGTCGGGCTGATGATGGGGCTGTACTCGACGGCGCTGTTCCTCAGTGCCGCGATCGCCTCGGCGGCCGTCGTCCCGCTCGCGGCCGCGTTCGGGTCGTGGCGACCGGCGCTGGCGTTCTTGGCGGTGCCGGCGGTCGTCGCGTTCCTCGTCTGGTTGCCGCGGGCGCTGCGGAACCCGGGGCACACCGGGCGCTCGCGGACGGTGGACGACGCTCCGGTCGAGGCGGCCGATGAGCCGACGTTCGCCCGCCTGTTCCGCGACCCCGTGGCGATCGCGGTGACCGGGTTCATGGGGTTGCAGAGCCTGTCGTAG
- a CDS encoding helix-turn-helix transcriptional regulator yields MSVSSHSHERIVDDRTEAAYRFEHAETVPPHAHPLGHLVHAATGVLSLITADGAWIAPSNRVAWVPAGAEHRHRAHGVTDMRIVYLSAEAAARLPSGPAVLSVSPLAREALLALTTPAPRSETARSHLRAVVVDEVASAPEQPLHLPEPRDPRLRRVVRRVERDLSTPLSLAELAAWAGLGERTLTRLFRQETGTGYRQWRLQLRVHRALVLLAGGHSVTDVAAACGWATTSQFIEQFTPLAGMTPGTYRRAAGRTSA; encoded by the coding sequence ATGTCGGTTTCCAGCCACTCCCACGAGCGGATCGTCGACGACCGCACCGAGGCGGCGTACCGCTTCGAGCACGCCGAGACGGTCCCGCCCCACGCGCACCCGCTCGGTCACCTCGTGCACGCAGCGACGGGCGTGCTGTCGCTCATCACCGCCGACGGTGCGTGGATCGCTCCGTCGAACCGGGTCGCGTGGGTGCCGGCCGGTGCCGAGCACCGGCACCGGGCCCACGGGGTGACCGACATGCGGATCGTGTACCTGTCCGCGGAGGCCGCCGCGCGCCTCCCGTCCGGCCCTGCGGTCCTGTCCGTCTCACCGCTCGCACGGGAGGCGCTGCTCGCCCTCACGACACCGGCGCCGCGCTCCGAGACGGCCAGGTCCCACCTCCGTGCGGTCGTCGTCGACGAGGTCGCGTCCGCGCCGGAGCAGCCGCTGCACCTGCCGGAGCCGCGCGACCCCCGGCTGCGCCGGGTGGTGCGACGGGTCGAGCGCGACCTGTCGACCCCGCTGTCGCTCGCCGAGCTCGCGGCCTGGGCGGGGCTCGGGGAACGGACGCTGACCCGGCTGTTCCGGCAGGAGACGGGCACCGGGTACCGGCAGTGGCGCCTGCAGCTCCGGGTGCACCGTGCCCTCGTGCTGCTCGCGGGAGGACACAGCGTCACCGACGTCGCGGCGGCCTGCGGCTGGGCGACGACGAGCCAGTTCATCGAGCAGTTCACGCCGCTGGCCGGGATGACACCGGGGACGTACCGCCGGGCTGCTGGCCGAACGAGCGCCTGA
- a CDS encoding S8 family serine peptidase — MNRATPNDNPTPNPHRIARVLTAGIAAAALACGGLAVGGAASAAPSGLSPAELKIAQPLRDAKPQKTIAAFVRTTGQGALEVDAKAKGGDLTKSKTQSSAAKQRVKAIGSTVDAVRAAVKQSDADATELYSTEYTVPGIAVVADVEALRKVAARSDVASIIPLTPKKVVEPTVNKDASAAPSGVDPSLAKPGADGVSPKNAASDVYTRALNAWQQTGHTGKGVNVAVLDTGLDYTQADFGGPGTTAAYDAALTSTSAPAQGSYDPQKFLGGYDFAGPTYNADPTDPDTYQPVPAPDDNPIDGKGGDHGTHVSGTIAGYGLDADKQTFDGDYTKLTTQQVQDMWIGPGTAPEAGLYALKVFGDNGGSTDLTGAALDWVGQSLTEGKDINVLNLSLGSDYGAPDDPDNAKIDALTARGVLPVIASGNADDFTDIGGSPGNAEGALTVAASATGQSLYDGVQVTAPSAVAKTYRAQYSQNFQGTLPVEGDVVVPTTNVDGCTPFTGAEAAAVAGKVVWLKWTDAALECGSGVRFNNVQAAGGVGVLLAGTINTFSSGIAGNATIPGAELTKDSVTRLLASAKAGTLHVKFADELKGFELATDPEAVNTLASFTSRGVHGSFGDIVKPDIAGPGVNVISAANGTGDDRMSMSGTSMATPDVAGIAALTFESHPTWSAPDVKAALMNTATHDVKDGSGTATLLRQGTGRVDALQAVTADTTVKSVENGQLVTASFGVVEVSGKTSETRSLLIENTDSTAHTYDVAYQPQVSQPGVAFSLSTKRVTVGPGRGAVVDLTFTVADPTQLRRVIDPTQESVQQGYQREFVTAATGLVTFTPTDKTLDPLRLGTYVAPKPVSAVRGSGVSFTGSQKTANLALSGRTVDQGGLTSGYHAAVAPFVLGGTDGVESFPTGSASQSLKAADVRAYGVSYDKASDTLAFGVQTAGPDANPGAVTNVEVFIDTNGDGKDDYLVYDAKSSVVDATLVTTIDLNATSDDDAVVDAFPVNGGAPGQDVNTFDSAVKVLPVTASAIGAAGKTISYRVETESAYAPGAATSGSSVVDVTSTAKFNLAKPTLTFAQGGQGGTLFADKGTLQVTRGAGVASARILLLHLGNAVGSQAQSAAATWVAPALTLVKGSAVSISGKPTVGTKLKANHGTWNGSGVTYSYQWLRDGKAVKSATSSSYKLGTSDAGHTFSVKVVATAKGYQDGTSTSKSTAKVARR, encoded by the coding sequence GGCGGGGCGGCCTCCGCGGCCCCGTCCGGCCTCTCGCCCGCCGAACTGAAGATCGCGCAGCCGCTGCGTGACGCGAAGCCCCAGAAGACGATCGCGGCGTTCGTGCGCACGACCGGCCAGGGCGCCCTCGAGGTCGACGCGAAGGCCAAGGGCGGCGACCTGACGAAGTCGAAGACGCAGTCCTCGGCCGCGAAGCAGCGCGTCAAGGCGATCGGCTCGACCGTCGACGCGGTCCGCGCTGCCGTCAAGCAGTCCGACGCGGACGCCACCGAGCTCTACTCGACCGAGTACACCGTCCCGGGCATCGCCGTCGTCGCCGACGTCGAGGCGCTCCGGAAGGTCGCGGCGCGCTCCGACGTCGCGAGCATCATCCCGCTCACGCCGAAGAAGGTCGTCGAGCCGACGGTCAACAAGGACGCCTCGGCGGCCCCGTCCGGCGTCGACCCGAGCCTCGCGAAGCCGGGAGCGGACGGCGTCAGCCCGAAGAACGCAGCGAGCGACGTGTACACGCGGGCGCTCAACGCGTGGCAGCAGACCGGGCACACCGGCAAGGGCGTCAACGTCGCCGTGCTGGACACCGGCCTCGACTACACCCAGGCGGACTTCGGCGGCCCCGGCACCACGGCCGCCTACGACGCCGCCCTCACCTCGACGAGTGCGCCTGCGCAGGGCTCGTACGACCCGCAGAAGTTCCTCGGCGGGTACGACTTCGCCGGGCCGACCTACAACGCGGACCCGACGGACCCCGACACCTACCAGCCGGTGCCCGCGCCGGACGACAACCCGATCGACGGCAAGGGCGGCGACCACGGCACGCACGTGTCCGGCACGATCGCCGGCTACGGCCTCGACGCCGACAAGCAGACCTTCGACGGCGACTACACCAAGCTCACCACGCAGCAGGTGCAGGACATGTGGATCGGTCCGGGCACCGCGCCCGAAGCCGGCCTCTACGCCCTCAAGGTGTTCGGTGACAACGGCGGCTCGACCGACCTCACCGGCGCCGCACTCGACTGGGTCGGCCAGTCGCTGACCGAGGGCAAGGACATCAACGTCCTCAACCTGTCGCTCGGCTCCGACTACGGCGCGCCGGACGACCCCGACAACGCGAAGATCGACGCGCTCACCGCCCGCGGTGTCCTGCCCGTGATCGCCTCGGGCAACGCCGACGACTTCACCGACATCGGTGGCTCGCCCGGGAACGCCGAGGGTGCCCTGACGGTCGCCGCCAGCGCCACCGGCCAGTCCCTCTACGACGGTGTCCAGGTGACCGCCCCGTCCGCCGTCGCGAAGACCTACCGCGCGCAGTACTCCCAGAACTTCCAGGGCACGCTGCCGGTCGAGGGCGACGTCGTCGTCCCGACCACGAACGTCGACGGCTGCACGCCCTTCACGGGTGCGGAAGCCGCGGCCGTCGCGGGCAAGGTCGTCTGGCTCAAGTGGACCGACGCCGCGCTCGAGTGCGGGTCCGGGGTCCGGTTCAACAACGTCCAGGCTGCCGGCGGCGTCGGCGTGCTCCTCGCGGGCACGATCAACACCTTCAGCTCGGGCATCGCGGGGAACGCCACCATCCCGGGTGCCGAGCTGACCAAGGACAGCGTGACGCGCCTCCTGGCCTCTGCCAAGGCCGGGACCCTGCACGTGAAGTTCGCCGACGAGCTCAAGGGCTTCGAACTCGCCACCGACCCCGAGGCCGTGAACACGCTCGCGTCGTTCACCAGCCGCGGTGTCCACGGTTCGTTCGGTGACATCGTCAAGCCGGACATCGCCGGCCCCGGGGTCAACGTGATCTCCGCGGCCAACGGCACCGGTGACGACCGCATGTCGATGAGCGGCACGTCGATGGCGACGCCGGACGTGGCGGGCATCGCCGCGCTGACGTTCGAGTCGCACCCGACCTGGTCGGCTCCGGACGTCAAGGCCGCGCTCATGAACACGGCCACGCACGACGTCAAGGACGGCTCCGGCACGGCGACCCTGCTGCGCCAAGGCACCGGCCGCGTCGACGCCCTGCAGGCCGTCACCGCCGACACCACCGTGAAGAGCGTGGAGAACGGTCAGCTCGTGACCGCCTCGTTCGGTGTCGTCGAGGTCTCGGGCAAGACCAGCGAGACCCGGTCGCTCCTCATCGAGAACACCGACTCCACGGCCCACACCTACGACGTGGCCTACCAGCCGCAGGTGTCCCAGCCGGGTGTCGCGTTCTCGCTCAGCACGAAGCGCGTCACCGTCGGCCCCGGTCGCGGTGCCGTCGTGGACCTGACGTTCACGGTCGCCGACCCGACGCAGCTCCGCCGCGTCATCGACCCCACCCAGGAGTCGGTGCAGCAGGGCTACCAGCGGGAGTTCGTCACCGCCGCGACCGGTCTCGTGACCTTCACCCCGACCGACAAGACGCTCGACCCGCTGCGCCTCGGCACCTACGTCGCGCCGAAGCCGGTCAGCGCCGTGCGCGGCTCGGGTGTGTCCTTCACCGGGTCCCAGAAGACCGCGAACCTCGCGCTGAGCGGCCGTACGGTCGACCAGGGCGGCCTGACCTCGGGCTACCACGCCGCGGTCGCACCGTTCGTGCTCGGCGGGACGGACGGCGTGGAGTCGTTCCCGACGGGTTCGGCGTCGCAGTCGCTCAAGGCCGCTGACGTCCGTGCCTACGGCGTCAGCTACGACAAGGCGTCGGACACCCTCGCGTTCGGTGTGCAGACGGCCGGTCCCGACGCCAACCCGGGCGCCGTGACCAACGTCGAGGTGTTCATCGACACGAACGGCGACGGCAAGGACGACTACCTCGTCTACGACGCGAAGTCGTCCGTGGTCGACGCGACGCTCGTCACGACGATCGACCTCAACGCGACGTCCGACGACGACGCCGTGGTCGACGCCTTCCCGGTCAACGGCGGTGCCCCCGGCCAGGACGTCAACACGTTCGACAGCGCCGTCAAGGTGCTGCCGGTGACGGCCTCGGCGATCGGTGCCGCGGGCAAGACCATCTCGTACCGGGTGGAGACCGAGTCGGCGTACGCGCCGGGTGCGGCCACCAGCGGGTCCTCGGTGGTCGACGTGACCTCGACGGCGAAGTTCAACCTCGCCAAGCCGACGCTCACGTTCGCGCAGGGTGGCCAGGGCGGCACGCTGTTCGCCGACAAGGGCACGCTCCAGGTCACCCGCGGCGCCGGTGTGGCCAGCGCCCGGATCCTGCTGCTGCACCTCGGCAACGCGGTCGGCAGCCAGGCCCAGAGCGCCGCGGCGACCTGGGTGGCCCCGGCGCTGACGCTCGTCAAGGGCAGTGCGGTCTCCATCAGCGGCAAGCCGACGGTCGGTACGAAGCTCAAGGCGAACCACGGCACGTGGAACGGCTCGGGCGTCACGTACTCGTACCAGTGGCTCCGTGACGGCAAGGCGGTGAAGAGCGCGACGAGCTCGTCCTACAAGCTCGGCACGTCCGACGCCGGCCACACCTTCTCGGTGAAGGTCGTCGCGACGGCGAAGGGCTACCAGGACGGCACGTCGACCTCGAAGTCGACCGCCAAGGTCGCTCGCCGCTAG
- a CDS encoding adenylosuccinate synthase translates to MPAAVIIGAQWGDEGKGKATDLLGSRIDYVVKFNGGNNAGHTVVVGGEKYALHLLPSGILTPGVTPVIGNGVVVDLEVLFQELDALKARGVDTSKLLVSANAHVITHYHRTIDKVTERFLGKRQIGTTGRGIGPTYADKINRVGIRIQDIFDENILRQKVEAALDQKNHLLVKVFNRRAIDADEVVESLLSFADRLRPMVADTGLEIHRALERGETVLFEAGQATMLDVDHGTYPFVTSSSATAGGAATGSGIGPGKLERIIGIVKAYTTRVGAGPFPTELFDESGEFLRANGFEFGTTTGRPRRCGWYDAPIARYTARVNGVTDFVLTKLDVLTGLSTIPVCVAYEVDGVRVDEVPVNQSDFHHAKPVYEEFPGWTEDITGARSFEDLPKNAQDYVLAVEAMSGARISAIGVGPGRDAIVVRHDLLGDTAA, encoded by the coding sequence ATGCCCGCTGCAGTGATCATCGGAGCCCAGTGGGGCGACGAGGGCAAGGGGAAGGCCACCGACCTCCTCGGGTCCCGCATCGACTACGTCGTGAAGTTCAACGGCGGCAACAACGCCGGGCACACGGTCGTCGTCGGCGGCGAGAAGTACGCCCTGCACCTGCTGCCCTCCGGCATCCTCACGCCGGGCGTCACGCCCGTCATCGGCAACGGCGTGGTCGTCGACCTCGAGGTCCTCTTCCAGGAGCTCGACGCGCTGAAGGCCCGCGGCGTCGACACCTCGAAGCTGCTCGTGTCGGCGAACGCCCACGTCATCACGCACTACCACCGCACGATCGACAAGGTGACCGAGCGGTTCCTCGGCAAGCGCCAGATCGGCACCACCGGTCGCGGCATCGGCCCGACCTACGCCGACAAGATCAACCGCGTCGGGATCCGCATCCAGGACATCTTCGACGAGAACATCCTGCGCCAGAAGGTCGAAGCGGCCCTCGACCAGAAGAACCACCTGCTGGTGAAGGTCTTCAACCGGCGCGCGATCGACGCCGACGAGGTCGTTGAGTCGCTGCTGTCCTTCGCGGACCGCCTGCGTCCGATGGTCGCCGACACCGGGCTCGAGATCCACCGTGCGCTCGAGCGCGGCGAGACCGTCCTGTTCGAGGCCGGCCAGGCCACCATGCTCGACGTCGACCACGGCACCTACCCGTTCGTGACCTCCTCGTCGGCGACGGCGGGTGGCGCGGCGACCGGTTCGGGCATCGGCCCGGGCAAGCTCGAGCGCATCATCGGCATCGTCAAGGCGTACACGACCCGCGTCGGCGCCGGTCCGTTCCCGACCGAGCTGTTCGACGAGTCGGGGGAGTTCCTCCGGGCCAACGGCTTCGAGTTCGGCACCACCACGGGTCGCCCGCGCCGCTGCGGCTGGTACGACGCCCCGATCGCCCGCTACACGGCGCGCGTCAACGGCGTGACGGACTTCGTGCTGACGAAGCTCGACGTCCTCACCGGGCTGTCGACGATCCCCGTCTGCGTGGCGTACGAGGTCGACGGCGTCCGCGTGGACGAGGTCCCCGTCAACCAGTCGGACTTCCACCACGCCAAGCCCGTCTACGAGGAGTTCCCCGGCTGGACCGAGGACATCACTGGTGCCCGCTCGTTCGAGGACCTGCCGAAGAACGCGCAGGACTACGTGCTCGCGGTCGAGGCGATGTCCGGGGCGCGGATCTCCGCGATCGGTGTCGGCCCCGGGCGTGATGCCATCGTCGTGCGGCACGACCTGCTCGGCGACACCGCAGCCTGA